Proteins encoded within one genomic window of Pseudomonas cannabina:
- the tsaD gene encoding tRNA (adenosine(37)-N6)-threonylcarbamoyltransferase complex transferase subunit TsaD: protein MLVLGLETSCDETGVALYDSERGLLADALFSQIDLHRAYGGVVPELASRDHVKRMLPLIRQTLAEADCVATDIDAIAYTAGPGLVGALLVGASCAQALAFAWDIPALGVHHMEGHLLAPMLEENPPQFPFVALLVSGGHTQLVRVDGIGQYELLGETLDDAAGEAFDKTAKMMGMQYPGGPEISKAALQGVPGRFVFPRPMTDRPGLTFSFSGLKTSALNTWQQCQSAGDDSEQTRCDIALAFQQAVVETLTIKCKRALKQTGLNSLVIAGGVSANRALRVSLESMLGDLRGHVYYARPEFCTDNGAMIAFAGCQRLLAGQKQDLSISVQARWPMEQLSGL, encoded by the coding sequence ATGCTAGTACTGGGATTAGAAACCTCCTGCGACGAAACCGGCGTCGCGTTATACGACAGCGAACGCGGTTTGCTGGCGGATGCATTATTCAGTCAGATCGACCTGCACCGCGCCTATGGCGGCGTCGTGCCGGAGCTGGCGTCACGCGATCACGTCAAGCGCATGCTGCCGCTGATCCGCCAGACGCTGGCCGAAGCGGACTGCGTGGCGACCGATATCGATGCCATTGCCTACACCGCCGGGCCAGGTCTGGTCGGTGCGCTGCTGGTCGGCGCTTCGTGCGCTCAGGCGCTGGCCTTTGCCTGGGATATTCCGGCGCTGGGCGTTCATCACATGGAAGGCCATCTGTTGGCCCCGATGCTGGAAGAAAACCCGCCGCAGTTTCCGTTCGTCGCCTTGCTGGTGTCCGGTGGCCACACGCAACTGGTGCGCGTTGACGGTATCGGTCAATACGAACTGCTGGGCGAGACGCTGGATGATGCGGCGGGCGAGGCCTTCGACAAGACCGCGAAGATGATGGGCATGCAGTATCCCGGCGGTCCGGAAATCTCGAAGGCGGCCCTGCAGGGTGTGCCGGGGCGGTTTGTCTTTCCTCGGCCGATGACTGATCGGCCCGGGTTGACATTCAGCTTCAGCGGCTTGAAAACCTCGGCGCTCAACACTTGGCAGCAGTGCCAGAGTGCTGGAGACGACAGTGAGCAAACCCGCTGCGACATCGCGCTGGCCTTCCAGCAGGCGGTGGTGGAGACTTTGACCATCAAGTGCAAGCGCGCGCTCAAGCAGACCGGGCTCAACAGCCTGGTCATCGCGGGCGGTGTCAGCGCCAACAGGGCGCTGCGGGTGTCGCTGGAAAGTATGCTGGGCGACCTGCGCGGGCACGTTTACTACGCGCGTCCGGAGTTCTGTACCGACAACGGCGCGATGATCGCCTTTGCTGGCTGTCAGCGTTTGCTGGCCGGGCAGAAGCAGGATTTGAGCATCAGTGTGCAGGCGCGCTGGCCGATGGAGCAGCTGTCGGGGCTCTAG
- the rpsU gene encoding 30S ribosomal protein S21, translating to MPAVKVKENEPFDVALRRFKRSCEKAGVLAEVRSREFYEKPTSERKRKAAAAVKRHAKKVQREQRRAVRLY from the coding sequence ATGCCAGCCGTCAAAGTTAAAGAGAACGAACCCTTCGACGTAGCTCTGCGTCGTTTCAAGCGCTCCTGCGAAAAAGCCGGTGTTCTGGCTGAAGTTCGTAGCCGCGAATTTTACGAGAAGCCGACTTCGGAGCGTAAGCGCAAGGCAGCAGCTGCTGTCAAACGCCACGCCAAGAAAGTCCAGCGCGAACAGCGCCGCGCCGTTCGTCTGTATTAA